Proteins co-encoded in one Metabacillus sp. KUDC1714 genomic window:
- a CDS encoding RbtT/DalT/CsbX family MFS transporter gives MLDKIGIPKKLSFGFLGVMLFMMGDGLEAGWLSPFLIENGLTVQQSASIFTVYGISLALSSWFSGVCLEAFGAKRTMSMGLLFYIIGTAGFIVFGFESMNYSVMLFSYFIKGFGYPLFAYSFLTWVIYRTPKNRLSTAVGWFWIAYCAGMMVLGAWYSSYAIKSFGYINTLWTSIFWVCLGAFFALVLTKDKFDKKQTSSKKETLNELLKGITIVKSNPRVAAGGVVRIINSLGTYGFPVFLPMHMAEHGIETTVWLQLWGTIFLGNILFNLVFGFVGDKFGWKNTIIWFGGVGCAIFTVLLYYTPIIANGNIVVTSIVGFIWGGLLAGYVPIGALVPTVAGKDKGAAMSILNFSAGLSSFVAPAIAWAFIGIVGAEGVVWIFGALYLASAVIVKFIRVPEEDEMRKETKTLAS, from the coding sequence ATGTTAGATAAAATTGGAATACCTAAAAAATTAAGCTTTGGCTTTCTTGGCGTCATGCTCTTTATGATGGGAGATGGCCTCGAAGCTGGTTGGCTTAGTCCTTTCTTAATTGAAAACGGCTTGACTGTTCAGCAATCGGCATCAATATTTACTGTATACGGTATATCTTTAGCACTTTCTTCTTGGTTTTCGGGTGTTTGTTTAGAAGCATTTGGTGCTAAGCGTACAATGTCGATGGGATTATTATTCTATATCATCGGTACAGCTGGGTTTATCGTATTTGGTTTTGAATCAATGAATTATTCAGTTATGCTATTTTCATATTTTATAAAAGGTTTTGGCTACCCTCTTTTTGCTTATTCTTTTTTAACATGGGTTATTTACCGTACACCTAAAAATAGATTAAGTACAGCTGTGGGTTGGTTCTGGATTGCGTATTGTGCAGGAATGATGGTACTTGGCGCTTGGTATTCAAGTTATGCGATTAAATCATTTGGTTACATCAATACATTATGGACATCTATTTTCTGGGTATGTCTAGGTGCGTTTTTTGCTTTAGTTCTTACGAAAGACAAATTTGATAAGAAACAAACTTCGAGCAAAAAAGAAACACTCAATGAGCTTTTAAAGGGAATTACCATTGTGAAGTCGAACCCTCGAGTTGCTGCTGGAGGGGTTGTCAGAATTATCAATAGTTTAGGAACATATGGATTCCCAGTGTTTCTACCGATGCATATGGCAGAACACGGAATTGAAACAACTGTCTGGTTACAATTATGGGGAACAATTTTCTTAGGGAACATTCTTTTTAATTTAGTTTTTGGTTTTGTTGGAGACAAATTTGGTTGGAAAAATACAATCATCTGGTTTGGTGGAGTTGGTTGTGCAATATTCACAGTCCTTCTATATTACACACCAATTATCGCAAATGGAAACATTGTTGTAACTAGCATTGTTGGATTTATTTGGGGCGGTTTGTTAGCTGGTTACGTTCCAATTGGTGCATTAGTCCCAACTGTTGCAGGTAAGGACAAAGGAGCGGCTATGTCGATTTTAAATTTTTCTGCAGGTTTATCTTCATTTGTTGCACCAGCTATTGCTTGGGCATTTATCGGTATCGTCGGAGCTGAAGGTGTTGTCTGGATCTTTGGAGCTCTTTATTTAGCTAGTGCCGTAATTGTTAAATTCATTCGTGTACCAGAAGAGGATGAAATGCGTAAAGAAACAAAAACACTTGCTTCATAA
- the glsA gene encoding glutaminase A, whose amino-acid sequence MPCRSSDELNTLVAKAKKCAKSGKVADYIPALGKANQDDLSIAIHYPDGRCISAGCIEKRFTLQSISKVICLALVLIDRGSNYVFEHVGMEPTGDPFNSIAKLETMSPSKPLNPMINAGALVVTHLIKGNSVEERFQRLLSFIHELTNDSTINYCEEVARSEFETAHLNRALCYFLKQHNIIEEDVEQLMELYTKQCAIQMNVLDLARIGLVFALDGVDPLSGKQIMPPDVARICKTFMVTCGMYNASGEFAIKIGIPSKSGVSGGIMGAVPGKFGIGIFGPSLDEKGNSIAGIKLLELLSKNYKLSMF is encoded by the coding sequence ATGCCTTGTCGATCAAGCGATGAATTAAACACATTAGTAGCAAAAGCAAAAAAGTGCGCAAAAAGCGGAAAAGTTGCAGACTATATTCCTGCACTCGGAAAAGCTAACCAAGATGATTTGTCGATTGCCATACATTATCCTGACGGACGATGTATCTCAGCTGGATGTATTGAAAAACGTTTTACCCTACAAAGTATCTCAAAAGTAATCTGCTTGGCCCTCGTTTTGATAGACAGAGGCTCTAATTATGTATTTGAACATGTTGGTATGGAGCCCACAGGAGACCCCTTCAATTCGATTGCAAAATTAGAAACGATGTCTCCTTCAAAACCTTTAAATCCTATGATCAATGCAGGAGCACTAGTTGTTACTCATTTGATTAAGGGGAATTCTGTTGAAGAGAGATTTCAACGTCTTTTATCCTTTATTCACGAATTGACAAACGATTCAACAATTAACTATTGTGAGGAAGTAGCACGCTCTGAATTTGAGACAGCACATTTGAACCGGGCTTTATGCTATTTTTTAAAGCAACATAATATTATTGAAGAAGATGTTGAACAATTAATGGAGTTATACACAAAACAGTGTGCTATTCAAATGAACGTATTAGATTTGGCGAGAATCGGACTAGTTTTTGCGTTGGATGGAGTTGATCCTCTTAGCGGCAAACAAATAATGCCTCCAGATGTCGCTCGAATTTGTAAAACGTTTATGGTTACATGTGGGATGTATAATGCCTCTGGAGAATTTGCCATCAAAATTGGCATACCTTCAAAAAGTGGAGTTTCAGGTGGAATAATGGGGGCAGTTCCCGGAAAATTTGGTATTGGGATTTTTGGTCCGTCCTTAGATGAGAAAGGAAACAGTATTGCAGGTATAAAATTGTTAGAATTATTATCAAAAAATTATAAGCTAAGTATGTTTTAA
- the ilvD gene encoding dihydroxy-acid dehydratase, whose product MLAEQRSNMIKQGIDRAPHRSLLRAAGVKEDDFDKPFIAVVNSYIDIVPGHVHLQEFGKIVKDAIREAGGVPFEMNTIGVDDGIAMGHIGMRYSLPSREIIADSVETVVSAHWFDGMVCIGNCDKITPGMLMATLRVNIPSIFVSGGPMKAGTDSAGNALNLNSVFEGVGAYQSGQIDEARLKEIESVACPTCGSCSGMFTANSMNCLAEGLGLALPGNGTILAVAPERKEFVKRSAKQLMELIKKDIKPRDIVTIDAIDNAFALDMAMGGSTNTVLHTLALAHEAEIEYSLERINEIASRVPHLAKIAPASDYHIEDVHNAGGVSAIINEVLKKPGAINGDCLTVTGKTLRENVAGADILDKNVIRPLDNPHSERGGLAVLFGNLAPDGAVIKVGAVDPAVGGYHRGPAICFDSQEEALSGIITGEVKEGDVVVIRYEGPKGGPGMPEMLAPTSQIVGRGLGAKVGLITDGRFSGASRGISIGHISPEAAEGGPIAFVENGDIIELDLNNRSIQLEISDEEFEKRRANWKGFEPKVKKGYLARYSKLVTSANTGGVMKI is encoded by the coding sequence ATTTTGGCTGAACAACGTAGTAATATGATTAAACAAGGAATTGACCGTGCTCCACATAGAAGCTTACTTCGTGCTGCAGGTGTAAAAGAAGACGATTTTGACAAACCGTTTATTGCGGTTGTAAATTCATATATTGATATTGTTCCAGGACATGTACATTTACAAGAGTTCGGTAAAATTGTTAAAGACGCAATCCGTGAAGCTGGCGGTGTTCCTTTTGAAATGAACACAATTGGTGTTGATGATGGTATCGCAATGGGACATATCGGAATGAGATATTCGTTACCAAGTCGTGAAATCATTGCTGATTCTGTAGAAACAGTTGTTTCAGCACACTGGTTTGATGGAATGGTTTGTATTGGAAACTGTGACAAAATTACACCAGGAATGTTGATGGCGACACTTCGCGTGAATATTCCATCAATTTTTGTAAGTGGCGGACCGATGAAAGCTGGTACAGACAGTGCTGGTAATGCACTTAACTTAAACTCTGTTTTTGAAGGTGTAGGAGCATACCAATCTGGTCAAATTGATGAAGCAAGATTAAAAGAGATTGAGTCAGTTGCATGCCCTACATGTGGATCATGTTCAGGAATGTTTACAGCAAACTCTATGAACTGCTTAGCAGAAGGTTTAGGACTTGCTCTTCCTGGAAATGGTACAATTTTAGCGGTAGCTCCAGAACGTAAGGAATTTGTTAAACGCTCTGCTAAACAATTAATGGAGCTTATTAAAAAGGATATTAAGCCTCGTGATATCGTAACAATCGATGCGATTGATAACGCATTTGCTTTAGACATGGCTATGGGTGGTTCAACGAACACTGTTCTCCACACATTAGCATTGGCACATGAAGCAGAAATTGAATATTCATTGGAACGTATAAATGAAATTGCAAGTCGTGTTCCACATCTTGCAAAAATTGCTCCAGCATCAGATTATCATATTGAGGATGTTCATAATGCGGGAGGCGTAAGTGCCATCATTAATGAGGTTCTTAAAAAGCCAGGTGCTATTAATGGAGATTGTCTAACTGTAACAGGAAAAACATTACGAGAAAATGTGGCAGGAGCAGATATTCTTGACAAGAATGTCATTCGTCCTTTAGACAACCCACATTCTGAGCGAGGTGGACTTGCTGTATTATTTGGTAACTTAGCGCCAGATGGTGCGGTTATAAAAGTTGGTGCAGTTGACCCAGCAGTTGGTGGCTACCATAGAGGTCCTGCGATTTGTTTCGACTCTCAAGAGGAAGCACTTTCTGGAATTATAACTGGTGAAGTTAAAGAAGGCGATGTTGTGGTTATCCGCTATGAAGGTCCTAAAGGTGGACCAGGTATGCCAGAAATGCTTGCCCCTACTTCCCAAATTGTTGGAAGAGGCTTAGGAGCTAAGGTAGGTTTAATTACCGACGGACGTTTCTCAGGTGCATCTAGAGGTATTTCAATCGGTCATATTTCTCCAGAAGCAGCAGAAGGCGGCCCGATCGCATTTGTTGAAAATGGTGATATTATTGAACTGGACTTAAATAATCGTTCAATTCAACTAGAAATTTCAGATGAAGAATTTGAAAAACGCAGAGCTAACTGGAAAGGCTTTGAACCAAAAGTTAAAAAAGGTTATTTAGCACGCTACTCTAAGTTAGTTACATCCGCAAACACTGGTGGAGTAATGAAAATTTAA
- a CDS encoding DUF2187 family protein has protein sequence MAIAKIGDVISFKREGKSIEGVVSGIRENSVMVQYGTSAKDEPLKTIVNHKNYKIKS, from the coding sequence ATGGCCATTGCAAAAATTGGCGATGTAATTTCCTTTAAAAGGGAAGGTAAGTCGATAGAAGGTGTTGTTTCTGGTATTAGGGAAAATTCCGTTATGGTTCAGTACGGTACTTCAGCAAAAGATGAACCACTTAAAACCATTGTAAATCATAAAAATTACAAAATAAAGAGTTAG
- a CDS encoding DinB family protein: protein MYTSITEFIEEWNHEAASTQKVLDALTDPALQQEVSPEDRTLGSIAWHIVTSTPGMLIEFGITVEGIKESNTIPTSAREITETFRRVSADTSEAVKQQWSDQSLSEMKNVFGREMPKAVTLSLLIKHIIHHRGQITVLMRQAGLKVPGVYGPSREEWSQMGMEAPSV from the coding sequence ATGTATACTTCTATAACTGAATTTATCGAAGAATGGAATCATGAGGCTGCTTCAACGCAAAAGGTATTGGATGCATTAACTGATCCTGCTCTTCAACAAGAGGTTTCCCCTGAAGACCGTACTTTAGGTTCAATTGCTTGGCATATTGTAACAAGTACACCAGGAATGCTTATTGAGTTTGGTATTACAGTTGAAGGAATAAAAGAGTCAAACACGATCCCAACTTCAGCAAGGGAAATCACTGAAACATTTCGCAGAGTAAGTGCAGACACTAGTGAAGCTGTAAAGCAGCAGTGGTCAGACCAATCATTAAGTGAAATGAAAAATGTGTTTGGGAGAGAAATGCCTAAGGCTGTCACACTTTCATTACTTATCAAACATATCATTCATCATCGTGGTCAAATAACAGTTCTTATGCGACAAGCTGGCTTGAAGGTTCCGGGAGTGTATGGACCATCAAGAGAAGAATGGAGCCAAATGGGAATGGAAGCGCCTAGTGTATAA
- a CDS encoding DUF3892 domain-containing protein has product MDRFKQAYDQYQNQTNVDEINEENETNSNPNQEKIIAVRKNDDGDLIGFQTESGRELDYLEALTEAKAGKLAHVDVFHKYGRDILRSEPDGIKENNLNSLPEF; this is encoded by the coding sequence ATGGACCGTTTCAAGCAAGCTTATGATCAGTATCAAAATCAAACAAATGTAGACGAGATAAACGAAGAAAATGAAACCAACAGTAATCCAAATCAGGAAAAAATAATCGCAGTTCGAAAGAATGATGATGGTGATTTAATTGGCTTTCAAACAGAATCGGGGAGAGAGTTAGATTATTTAGAAGCTCTAACTGAAGCAAAGGCAGGTAAACTAGCGCATGTAGATGTTTTTCATAAATATGGTCGTGATATACTGCGCAGTGAACCAGATGGAATTAAGGAAAATAACTTGAATTCGTTACCAGAGTTTTAA
- a CDS encoding GNAT family N-acetyltransferase — protein MNANISDKLPSFEQFVNLHEASGLIKNKKGSYTREQLYQAANNSWYHISIYDQNELIAFGRMISDGVYQALICDVMVNPSYQKQGLGKQIIEELLKKCKESGIQSIQLFSAKGKQHFYKKLGFEERELDAPGMTLVI, from the coding sequence ATGAATGCCAATATATCAGATAAACTTCCATCATTTGAACAATTTGTAAACCTTCATGAAGCAAGTGGGTTAATAAAAAATAAAAAGGGAAGCTATACTAGAGAACAATTATATCAAGCAGCGAATAACAGCTGGTATCACATTTCAATCTACGATCAGAACGAACTTATAGCTTTTGGTAGAATGATTTCTGATGGTGTCTATCAAGCATTAATATGTGATGTGATGGTTAATCCATCTTATCAAAAGCAAGGATTAGGTAAACAAATTATTGAAGAACTATTAAAGAAATGCAAAGAAAGTGGAATTCAATCGATCCAACTTTTTTCAGCAAAAGGAAAACAGCATTTCTATAAAAAATTAGGTTTTGAGGAAAGAGAACTTGATGCCCCAGGTATGACACTCGTTATATGA
- a CDS encoding twin-arginine translocase TatA/TatE family subunit, which produces MISNIGIPGLILVLVIALIIFGPSKLPEIGRAFGRTLTEFKSATKGLVSEDKEEKKPELKTIAKNEDKSAVS; this is translated from the coding sequence TTGATTTCAAACATTGGAATTCCTGGCTTAATTTTAGTCCTTGTAATAGCGTTGATTATTTTTGGGCCTTCTAAGCTTCCAGAGATTGGCCGGGCATTTGGACGTACCCTAACAGAATTCAAAAGCGCGACAAAGGGATTAGTTTCAGAAGATAAAGAAGAGAAAAAGCCTGAGTTAAAAACGATAGCAAAGAATGAAGATAAATCAGCAGTTTCCTAA
- a CDS encoding alkaline phosphatase D family protein, protein MMTERPIDELIKKLTNDSFEKKEFNRRNFLQGAGKIAGLSLGLTIAQSIGLGESMVNAAPKFQSYPFTLGVASGDPLSDSVVLWTRLAPDPLNGGGMQHQSVPVKWEIAKDEHFRHIIKRGTEIARPELAHSVHAEVDGLKPNTIYYYRFKTGHELSPVGKTKTLPTAGESIASMTFAFASCQQYEHGYYTAYEHMAKEELDLVFHLGDYIYEYGPNEYVAGTGNVRTHSGPEIITLEDYRNRHAQYRSDANLKAAHAAFPWVVTWDDHEVENNYANVIPEKGQSVEEFIKRRAAAYQAYYEHMPLRKTSLPNGADMQLYRDFTYGNLAAFFVLDTRQYRDDQANGDGTKAHTEESLDPNRSSLGNKQEKWLLGNLGNSKSHWNVLAQQIFFAQRKFGTDTTPTFSMDSWDGYPATRQRITDYVNNKNLNNLIVLTGDVHASWASNLMTDYNNQSSKIIGAEFVGTSITSGGNGADKRADTDRILARNPNIKFFNDYRGYVRCTVTPEKWQADYRVVPFVTEPGANISTRASFVYERDGKGLKEVEANTVPQGIKVSKEVEEDRNKAHGRAHEKQMEKKR, encoded by the coding sequence ATAATGACTGAACGACCGATTGATGAATTGATAAAGAAGTTGACCAATGATAGTTTTGAAAAGAAGGAATTTAATCGTCGTAATTTTCTTCAAGGGGCTGGGAAAATTGCAGGACTTTCGTTAGGACTTACAATTGCTCAGTCAATAGGGTTAGGTGAATCAATGGTTAATGCTGCACCGAAATTCCAAAGCTATCCTTTTACACTTGGTGTAGCTTCAGGTGATCCACTTTCAGACAGTGTTGTTTTATGGACGAGGCTTGCACCAGACCCACTTAATGGTGGAGGAATGCAACACCAATCAGTACCTGTTAAATGGGAAATTGCAAAAGATGAGCACTTTCGGCATATTATCAAACGAGGAACGGAAATAGCGAGACCAGAACTAGCCCATTCAGTACATGCGGAGGTTGATGGACTTAAACCAAACACGATCTATTATTATCGATTTAAAACTGGCCATGAATTAAGTCCAGTAGGAAAAACAAAAACCCTCCCAACAGCAGGTGAGAGCATTGCAAGCATGACATTTGCATTTGCTTCCTGTCAACAATATGAACATGGCTACTATACAGCTTATGAGCATATGGCAAAAGAAGAACTCGACCTTGTTTTTCATCTTGGAGACTATATTTATGAGTACGGCCCAAATGAATATGTTGCAGGAACAGGAAATGTACGTACACACAGCGGTCCAGAAATTATCACCCTTGAAGATTACCGAAACCGTCATGCCCAATACCGTTCTGATGCGAATTTAAAGGCAGCCCATGCTGCATTTCCATGGGTTGTAACTTGGGACGACCATGAGGTAGAAAACAATTACGCAAATGTCATCCCAGAAAAAGGTCAATCGGTTGAAGAGTTTATTAAACGTCGTGCAGCAGCATATCAAGCTTATTATGAGCACATGCCACTCCGTAAAACATCTTTACCAAACGGAGCTGATATGCAATTATACCGAGATTTTACATATGGCAATTTAGCAGCTTTCTTTGTACTTGATACGCGACAATACCGTGATGATCAAGCAAACGGAGATGGAACAAAAGCACATACAGAAGAATCATTAGATCCAAACCGCAGCAGTTTAGGTAATAAACAAGAAAAATGGCTGCTAGGAAACCTAGGAAATTCAAAGTCTCATTGGAATGTTTTAGCACAACAAATTTTCTTTGCGCAAAGAAAGTTTGGCACCGATACAACGCCAACATTTAGTATGGATTCATGGGACGGCTATCCAGCAACACGCCAGCGCATTACAGACTATGTTAACAATAAGAATCTGAATAATTTGATTGTCCTAACAGGGGATGTGCATGCAAGTTGGGCATCTAATTTAATGACCGATTATAACAATCAAAGCTCTAAAATAATTGGGGCAGAGTTTGTTGGGACTTCTATTACTTCTGGTGGTAACGGTGCTGATAAAAGAGCCGATACTGACCGCATCTTAGCAAGAAATCCTAATATCAAATTCTTTAACGATTATCGTGGCTATGTTCGCTGCACAGTTACTCCGGAAAAATGGCAAGCTGATTACCGTGTTGTTCCGTTCGTAACAGAACCGGGTGCAAACATTTCAACAAGAGCTTCTTTTGTTTATGAAAGAGATGGCAAGGGATTAAAAGAAGTGGAAGCAAATACAGTACCACAAGGTATAAAAGTTTCTAAGGAAGTGGAAGAAGACCGTAACAAAGCGCATGGACGTGCACATGAAAAACAAATGGAGAAAAAACGATAG
- a CDS encoding GNAT family N-acetyltransferase, translated as MKIRNLSESDAQLYQNLRLSAFKINPRAFGSTYEREVRFSIKTIEERLKPTKDKFVLGAFDENGSLVGMVTFIRENNLKTNHKGNVFGMFVAQESRLQGIGKSLVLELIRKARNCDGLEQINLTVVSDNDSAKKLYESVGFEVYGLERNALKYNGRYFDEDLMVLKVK; from the coding sequence ATGAAGATTCGTAATTTGAGTGAGTCTGATGCACAGTTGTACCAAAACTTACGATTGAGTGCATTCAAAATCAATCCAAGAGCATTTGGTTCAACATATGAGAGAGAAGTGAGGTTCTCAATAAAAACGATTGAAGAGCGATTAAAACCAACAAAGGACAAATTTGTATTAGGTGCTTTTGATGAAAATGGTTCATTAGTTGGCATGGTGACATTTATTCGTGAAAATAACCTAAAAACTAATCACAAAGGGAATGTATTTGGTATGTTTGTAGCACAAGAAAGTCGCTTACAAGGAATAGGGAAATCACTTGTACTTGAATTAATAAGAAAGGCAAGAAATTGTGATGGTTTAGAACAAATTAACTTAACAGTTGTATCGGACAACGATTCTGCAAAAAAATTATATGAATCTGTGGGTTTTGAGGTTTATGGGTTAGAACGAAATGCCCTAAAATATAACGGGAGGTATTTTGACGAGGATTTGATGGTACTAAAGGTCAAATAA
- the dat gene encoding D-amino-acid transaminase: MEKVIFNGSITERSQLNIDIEDRGYQFGDGVYEVIRVYNRSLFTGEEHLQRLIDSAESIQIKIPYTIAEMKNLLLKLIEENNLFLGIIYLQITRGVSQRTHLFPSADVEPSFVAYTRELQSPTEAMEKGVTAITVEDIRWLRCDIKSLNLLPNLLAKQKASEAGCFEALQHRNGIVTEGSSSNVSIVVDGKIKTHPATNLILNGITRQVIVDICLKNGLEIIEEEFSVDEMLQADEIFLSGTTTEIMPIIEIDKQKIEKGEPGPVTKKLQALFNEEIKKQCGFVSKTV, translated from the coding sequence ATGGAAAAGGTAATCTTTAATGGTAGCATTACAGAAAGATCGCAACTAAATATTGACATAGAAGATCGTGGCTATCAATTTGGAGACGGTGTTTATGAAGTAATACGTGTTTATAATAGATCATTGTTTACTGGAGAGGAGCACTTGCAAAGACTTATTGATAGTGCTGAAAGTATTCAGATTAAAATTCCTTACACGATTGCTGAAATGAAAAATCTGCTTTTGAAGCTTATAGAAGAAAATAATCTCTTCTTAGGAATTATTTATCTACAAATTACTAGAGGTGTGTCACAACGAACTCATTTGTTCCCGAGTGCAGATGTAGAACCATCTTTTGTTGCTTACACCCGTGAATTACAAAGCCCTACTGAAGCGATGGAAAAAGGCGTAACAGCTATTACTGTGGAAGATATTCGCTGGCTTCGATGTGACATCAAAAGCCTAAACTTATTGCCTAACCTGCTTGCAAAGCAAAAGGCATCTGAAGCAGGTTGCTTTGAGGCACTTCAACATAGAAATGGCATAGTTACTGAAGGTAGTTCTTCAAATGTTTCAATTGTTGTAGATGGCAAAATTAAGACACATCCAGCGACAAATCTAATTTTAAATGGCATTACACGCCAGGTAATAGTAGATATTTGCCTTAAAAACGGATTAGAAATAATAGAGGAAGAATTTTCGGTTGATGAAATGTTACAGGCAGATGAGATATTCTTATCAGGAACGACAACAGAGATTATGCCAATCATCGAAATTGATAAACAAAAAATAGAGAAGGGTGAACCAGGTCCAGTAACCAAAAAGCTTCAAGCTTTATTTAATGAAGAGATAAAAAAACAATGTGGTTTTGTTTCTAAAACAGTATAA
- a CDS encoding aspartate aminotransferase family protein yields the protein MARTDQQEMLLSKDEKHVWHSMKPYSPTNTMIVTKAEGSWVTDYDGKRYIDAMAGLWCVNVGYGRKELADAAYEQLKEMAYFPLTQSHVKAIQLAEKLNEMLGEDYVIFFSNSGSEANEAAFKIARQYNQQRGDHHRYKIVARYRGYHGSSMGALAATGQAERKYKYEPLSPGFLHVTPPDVYRDEDEHITNPQELSSVKEVDRIMTWEQSETIAAMIMEPIITGGGILVPNDHYMKGVKNVCEKHGALLIVDEVICGFGRTGKPFGFMNYGVKPDIITMAKGLTSAYLPLSATAVRREIYEAFNGAEQYEFFRHINTFGGNPAACALALKNIEIMEKENLFERSQKLGDKLLTTLKGRLKNHPYVGHVRGKGLLIGIELVKDKQTKEPLDVCKVNEVINSCKAKNVIIGKNGMTVAGFNNVLTLSPPLTIEENDLNYVIETLINSLDQIK from the coding sequence ATGGCACGTACAGATCAGCAGGAAATGCTATTATCTAAAGATGAAAAACATGTATGGCATTCAATGAAGCCATATAGCCCAACAAACACAATGATAGTAACAAAGGCTGAGGGCTCATGGGTAACAGATTATGATGGAAAAAGATATATTGATGCTATGGCGGGTTTGTGGTGTGTAAATGTGGGATATGGAAGAAAAGAATTAGCAGATGCAGCATATGAACAATTAAAAGAGATGGCATATTTCCCATTAACACAAAGCCATGTAAAAGCTATTCAATTAGCGGAAAAGCTAAACGAAATGCTCGGTGAAGATTATGTTATCTTTTTCTCCAATAGTGGGTCAGAAGCAAATGAAGCAGCCTTTAAAATAGCTCGACAATACAATCAACAGCGAGGTGACCATCATCGCTATAAAATTGTCGCTAGATACCGTGGCTATCACGGAAGTTCAATGGGCGCCCTAGCTGCAACTGGTCAAGCTGAACGTAAATATAAATATGAGCCTTTATCACCAGGATTTCTTCATGTGACACCACCTGATGTTTATCGTGATGAAGATGAACATATAACAAATCCACAAGAGTTAAGCTCAGTAAAAGAAGTGGATCGAATCATGACTTGGGAGCAAAGTGAAACAATAGCCGCCATGATTATGGAACCAATTATTACAGGAGGAGGAATCTTAGTACCGAATGATCATTATATGAAGGGTGTTAAAAACGTGTGTGAAAAGCACGGGGCACTTCTCATTGTTGATGAAGTTATCTGCGGATTTGGTCGTACTGGGAAACCTTTTGGCTTTATGAATTATGGGGTAAAGCCAGACATTATAACGATGGCAAAAGGCTTAACAAGTGCGTACCTGCCATTATCCGCAACAGCAGTTCGTAGAGAAATATATGAAGCATTTAATGGAGCCGAGCAATATGAATTTTTTCGTCATATTAATACATTTGGAGGAAATCCTGCTGCATGTGCATTGGCTTTAAAAAATATTGAGATTATGGAAAAAGAAAATCTCTTTGAACGATCACAAAAACTTGGTGACAAGCTATTAACTACATTAAAAGGTCGATTGAAAAACCACCCATACGTTGGTCATGTCCGTGGGAAAGGCTTGTTAATTGGCATAGAACTAGTGAAGGATAAGCAAACAAAAGAACCACTTGATGTATGTAAAGTAAACGAAGTGATTAATAGCTGTAAAGCAAAGAATGTGATAATAGGTAAGAATGGCATGACCGTTGCTGGGTTTAACAATGTATTGACGCTTTCACCACCATTGACTATTGAAGAGAATGACTTAAACTATGTCATTGAAACATTAATCAATTCACTTGATCAAATAAAATAA